Sequence from the Candidatus Paceibacterota bacterium genome:
TGAAAAGCTCTTCAAACATCCGAGGCTGTTTTTTGAGGCCGTCGATTTTCCTAAAACAGTTTGGCCGGAAAAAATTTTTGCGACTCTGAAGTTTTATCAGATTTGGACTGAAACTACGGATTTGCGAGCTAAGATGGTCAAAGAGCGCGACGGTCAATTTTTTGCCTATTATTTTAAGCTTTTGCTTCATCGAGTATTGGCACGGCGACTCATGAGAGTCGTCATCCGTTTCCTCGATAGCCGGCTAATAAAAGATCGGACTTTTAAAAAGTATTTTAAAAAATACCAGCCGAGTTTGATTATTTGCGCCCAGTTGTTTGAAGAGATTGAGGTCCATTTGGTCAAGCGGGCCAAAGCTGAAGGCGTGAAGACTGTTTGCTTCATTAATACTTGGGACAAAGTCACAGCCAGAAACGCTTTCCGTGTTCTAGTCGATAAGTTTATAACTTACAATGAGATCGTTAAGACTGAGCTCATCGAAAATGATGATGTGAAGGCTCAAGACGTTTACGTATCCGGAATCCCTCAATACGATTATTTCTTTGATGACTCGGCTCTTGAAATAATCAAAGAGACTTTCAAGATTGAGGTGCCAAAGCTCCGGACTCGAGAGGAGTTTTTGAATAGTATCGGTCTTACCAAAGATGAGAGGTTTATTTTCTACGCTCCGGTTGGCAGTGTCTATAGTAATGACGATTGGGCGATTATTGATCTTTTGACGGAATCAATAAAGCAAGGACAGTTTGGCTCCGGTCTCGAGCTCTTTGTCCGGTTTCCACCAAATGATTTTGTAAACAAAGCTGAGTCTGACAAGAGAAAAGATCTTCATTTTTATGCTCCGGGAATCCGTTTCTCTTCGAAGCGGGGGAGCGACTGGGATATGAGTTTTGCAGATATCATGTCGCTCAAGGAAACTCTCAAATACTCAGAGTTGGTAATTTGCTATGCCTCCAGTATCTCAATTGATGCCAGTATCTTTGAAAAACCCATCATTAATATAAATTTCATAACTCGGGCCTCGAGTTTGATGATTAAAACACCTACAGCGTTTTATCCCATGACCCATTATCAAAAGGCGCTCAAGACAGGGGCGATTGATTTGGCAAGCTCAAAGGAGGAAATGATTGAGCTCATAAAGGGTTATATTAAGAGTCCAGATGAAAATCGGGGTAATCGTGATAATCTGGTGGCTCGGCAGTGCCAATTTAAGGATGGCTTGGCTGGCAAGCGAATGGCCGATTTTGTGAAGTCCTGCTTGACATAATAGCCTTTTTGCATTCTAATATTTAGATGCCCTCAAAAACCGGTAAATCGTCGTCAAAAATTGTACCGAAGCCTGGCCGAAGCGGCGCTTTTGTCATTGCTGAAATTGGCAAAAATTTTATAATTTCTGAACAGGATGAGTCTCCAGAGACTTATCTTAAGCGGGCCAAAGATTTGATCCGAGAGTCTTATGAGGCCGGTGCCGATGCGGTTAAATTTCAGACCCACCATTTTGAAGATGAGCAGATACCGGAGAAGATTTTTTCGCCACATTTCAACGGTGCGGATCGTTACAATTGGGTCCTGAGGAATAGTCGGCTTACTCCGATAGAATTTTGGCGGGAAATCAAAAACTATGCCGATCATCTGGGAATTCAGTTTTTTATCACTCCGATGTCGCGTGGGGCAGTGCGGAAGGTTGCAGACCTCAGTCTGCCTTTTTGGAAGATCGGATCCGGCGATGTGACTGATTTTTTGATGATCGACGAATTGGCCAAGTTTAATAAGCCGATTATTATTTCGACCGGTATGGTCAGTTTGAAAGAGTTGGATAAGGTGGTAAGTTATATCAGGGCTAAGGGAGTTAGGCCTGTAATCATGTACTGTGTCAGCAAATATCCGGCGCCAAAAGAAGCTTTCAATCTTGGCACGATTGAATTTTTGAAGGAAAAATACCCAGACTTGCAGATTGGCTTTTCGGATCATTCGGTTGATAATCATGACATCGCTCTTTCTGCGGTCGCACTAGGTGCTAGTTTAATTGAAAAGCATGTCTCGTATTCCAGAGACCATTGGGGACCGGACCACAAGGCCTCTTTAACCTTTGCTGAGTTACGCGAACTGGTTGAAGAGATCCGTAGCGGAACGAAGAAGCTCGAGGTCGGAGATTTTTACGGTTCCAAAGGCAAAGAGTTGGCTGGCGCGACCAGCGAATTCCGTCCATTTTTTCGAAAAGCTTTTGTCGCGGCGCGTGATATCAAAAAAGGTGAAGTGATTACTTTGGATAATATTTTGGCCATGAGACCGGCGCTTTTGCTGGGAGGAATTCCGTCAGAAGATTTGACCAAAGTTGTCGGCAAGAAAGCTAACTGCGGAATTAAAAAACTTAATCCGATTAAAGCTGAAAATTTAAATTAAAAACAATGAAGAAGACCATAACTCCTAAAAGAAAAGTTTGTTTCGTCATTACGAGCTTTATTCATTATTCCAGAAGCATCCTGATTTTGGAGGAGCTCCGAACTCGTAAAGATGTGGAACTTTACATAATTGTCGGTGGCACTGCCATCTTGAGCAAATATTCTGCGAGCTCGGCTTATGTTCGGAAAATCTTGGAACAGGACGGCTATAAAAACATTTATGAGCTTCACTTTAATTTGGAGGGCGATGATGCGATTGTTAAAACAAAAACAATCGGTCTTGGGGTAATCGAATTTGCCAGCATTTACAACCATATCAAACCGGACATGGTTGTAATTAGGGGTGATCGGTTCGAGATTTTCGCCGCCGCAATCGCGGCAGCCAATATGAATATTCCAATCGCTCACATCGAAGGTGGAGATGTGTCGGGCACGATTGATGAGAGCTTGAGGCACGCGATTACCAAGCTGTCTCATATCCATTTCACCACCAACGATGAGGCCAAGGAGCGCGTTATCAGGATGGGCGAGAATAAGGATTACGTTTTCAACTTCGGCAGTCCGGAGGTTGAAGTGGTGAGTAAAATGCCCCTCAAGGCTGACCGAGTTAATTTGGAGGAGACCGGTAGCGGAGCCAAGCTTGATCCGAGCAAAGAATTTCTGATGGTGATGTATCATCCGGTCACGACCGAACTTGATAAAATCGGAGAGAATGTCAGGACTCTTCTAAATGCCGTTCATAAAACCAAGATGCCGACGATTTGGTTTTGGCCCAATTTTGACGCCGGTGCGGAACAGATCTCTCATGAACTCAGAGTCTTCAAAGAGCATGTTAAAGATCATCGAATCAGATTTATGCGTTACCTGCCACCTAAAGACTTTATCTGGCTACTGAGACGAACCAGTTGTCTGGTTGGCAATTCTTCCGCCGGCATCAAAGAAACATCTTTTTTGGGTGTGCCGGTAATTGATGTTGGCACCAGGCAGAATGGACGCTTGAGTTCAAGTAATGTCGTGAAGGTTGGTTATAATGAAGCGAAGATTGTTGAGGCTATAAAAAACCAGGTAAAAAATGGCCGTTACCCAGTTTCCGATATCTACAAGGGTGAAGATACCGCTAAAAAAATTGCGGAAAAAATTGCTACAGCTAAGCTATATGTTCAAAAGAAATTTGAGTAGATTAAAATGAATCAAGACAGGAAAAAATACAATATTCTCGGTGTTATTCCGGCTAGGGGCCAGTCTAAAGGTTTGCCTGGGAAAAATATTAAAAAATTGGCCGGTAAGCCGATGATTGCTTATACTATCGAGGCGGCTAAGAAAAGCCAGTTGATCAGTCATCTGATTGTTTCTACTGATGATAAAAAAATTGCCGCCATCTCTAAAAAATATGGAGTCGAGGTGCCATTTTTACGTCCGGCCGAATTGGCCAAAGATGACACGCCACAGTTGCCGGTTATGCAGCACGCTATCAACTTTATGGAGCAGCGCGAAGGACTTAAGTTTGATTACATTGTCATTTTGCAACCAACCTCACCTTTGAAAACTGTCGAGATAATTGATGGCACTCTCGATGAGCTGATTAAGTCAGGCGCCGACAGCGCAGTTTCAATTGCCGAAGTCCGATCTAATCATCCGATTAAAATTAAAAAATTTGAAAATGGCAAAGTGATTCCTTTTTGTCTGCCGGAGCCGGAAGGTTTGAGGCGCCAAGATTTCCCCAAAGCCTACAAACGAAGCAGTGATGCTTACGCGATGAAGCGTGACACGATTATGGTTAAGAACCGCTTGTACGGCGATAATATTGCCGGTTTTGTGGTTGATTCGGAATTTGTCGTTGATATCGATTCCCAGGAAGATTTTCTGGTGGCGGAGTATAAGCTCAAAAAGTTTCAAGGAGAGCGCCTCAGGACTTAATCTAAAATTTCTGCTAAAATCGATTTCTATGAAAGATAACCTTGTTGTCGGAGGGGGCGAAGTCGGGTCGGCTATCAATAGCATCTTAAAAGGATCGGAAATTTTTGATATCGATCCGACTAAGAATTCGGTCAGCCAAAAGAGATACCTAAATTTGCACATCTGCTTTCCTTACAATAGGGATTTTGTGAAAAGCGTACAGAAGTATCAAAAACAGTTTAAACCGAGTCTGACAATTATCCACTCAACAGTTCCACTGGGGACGTCGGATAAACTTAAAGCCGTCCACTCTCCAGTGAGGGGTATCCATCCCCATTTGGCTAAGAGTTTGAAAATTTTTCCCAAGTTTTTCGGCGGACCCAAAGCGAGATTGGCCGCAGAAATTTTCGATCGCGTCGGAGTAAAAATTCTCTGCACCCCGAAGGCCGAGACGACTGAAGCGATGAAGCTTTGGGATACCACGATCTACGGTCTCAACATCATTTTGGAAAAAGAAATC
This genomic interval carries:
- the neuC gene encoding UDP-N-acetylglucosamine 2-epimerase produces the protein MKKTITPKRKVCFVITSFIHYSRSILILEELRTRKDVELYIIVGGTAILSKYSASSAYVRKILEQDGYKNIYELHFNLEGDDAIVKTKTIGLGVIEFASIYNHIKPDMVVIRGDRFEIFAAAIAAANMNIPIAHIEGGDVSGTIDESLRHAITKLSHIHFTTNDEAKERVIRMGENKDYVFNFGSPEVEVVSKMPLKADRVNLEETGSGAKLDPSKEFLMVMYHPVTTELDKIGENVRTLLNAVHKTKMPTIWFWPNFDAGAEQISHELRVFKEHVKDHRIRFMRYLPPKDFIWLLRRTSCLVGNSSAGIKETSFLGVPVIDVGTRQNGRLSSSNVVKVGYNEAKIVEAIKNQVKNGRYPVSDIYKGEDTAKKIAEKIATAKLYVQKKFE
- a CDS encoding acylneuraminate cytidylyltransferase family protein, encoding MNQDRKKYNILGVIPARGQSKGLPGKNIKKLAGKPMIAYTIEAAKKSQLISHLIVSTDDKKIAAISKKYGVEVPFLRPAELAKDDTPQLPVMQHAINFMEQREGLKFDYIVILQPTSPLKTVEIIDGTLDELIKSGADSAVSIAEVRSNHPIKIKKFENGKVIPFCLPEPEGLRRQDFPKAYKRSSDAYAMKRDTIMVKNRLYGDNIAGFVVDSEFVVDIDSQEDFLVAEYKLKKFQGERLRT
- a CDS encoding N-acetylneuraminate synthase family protein, producing MPSKTGKSSSKIVPKPGRSGAFVIAEIGKNFIISEQDESPETYLKRAKDLIRESYEAGADAVKFQTHHFEDEQIPEKIFSPHFNGADRYNWVLRNSRLTPIEFWREIKNYADHLGIQFFITPMSRGAVRKVADLSLPFWKIGSGDVTDFLMIDELAKFNKPIIISTGMVSLKELDKVVSYIRAKGVRPVIMYCVSKYPAPKEAFNLGTIEFLKEKYPDLQIGFSDHSVDNHDIALSAVALGASLIEKHVSYSRDHWGPDHKASLTFAELRELVEEIRSGTKKLEVGDFYGSKGKELAGATSEFRPFFRKAFVAARDIKKGEVITLDNILAMRPALLLGGIPSEDLTKVVGKKANCGIKKLNPIKAENLN